The proteins below come from a single Oscillospiraceae bacterium genomic window:
- the metA gene encoding homoserine O-succinyltransferase — protein MPLIIPKNLPAYDELQQENVFVMHQERAMSQHIRQLRILILNLMPTKIVTETQLARLLANSPLQVQVTFLQTATHSTTHTAPEHMKAFYKTFDEIRNERFDGMIITGAPIEDLDYEAVDYWDELCRIMDYTKENVYSTIHLCWGALAGLYYHFGIPKVHLDKKMFGVFEHRVTRPSNPLVRGFDEVFYAPHSRWAGPDRAAIDACGDLRILAESDTAGPMLLSTESGRQIFVIGHPEYDKYTLDKEYKRDVKAGKPINIPCNYYPEDDPDRDPLFRWRAHGYLLYTNWLNYYVYQDTPYDLTHLEALEK, from the coding sequence ATGCCGCTGATCATCCCGAAAAACCTGCCCGCCTATGACGAGCTGCAGCAGGAAAATGTCTTTGTCATGCATCAGGAGCGCGCCATGAGCCAGCATATTCGCCAGCTGCGCATCCTGATCCTCAACCTGATGCCGACCAAGATCGTGACAGAGACCCAGCTGGCCCGCCTGCTGGCAAACAGCCCGCTGCAGGTGCAGGTCACCTTTTTGCAGACTGCCACCCACAGCACGACCCACACCGCACCCGAGCATATGAAGGCTTTTTACAAGACCTTTGATGAGATCCGGAACGAGCGTTTTGACGGCATGATCATCACCGGCGCCCCCATTGAGGATCTGGACTATGAGGCCGTGGACTACTGGGACGAGCTCTGCCGGATCATGGACTACACCAAGGAGAATGTCTACTCAACGATCCACCTTTGCTGGGGTGCGCTGGCGGGCCTGTACTACCATTTTGGCATCCCCAAGGTGCATCTGGACAAAAAGATGTTCGGCGTGTTTGAGCATCGCGTCACCCGCCCGTCCAACCCGCTGGTGCGCGGCTTTGATGAGGTGTTCTATGCCCCGCACAGCCGCTGGGCCGGGCCGGACCGCGCCGCCATTGATGCCTGCGGTGATCTGCGCATTCTGGCGGAGAGCGATACGGCTGGCCCGATGCTGCTCTCGACCGAGTCCGGCCGGCAGATCTTCGTCATCGGCCACCCAGAGTATGACAAGTACACGCTGGACAAGGAATACAAGCGCGATGTGAAGGCCGGCAAGCCCATCAACATTCCCTGCAACTACTATCCCGAGGATGACCCGGACCGCGACCCGCTGTTCCGCTGGCGCGCCCACGGCTACCTGCTCTACACAAACTGGCTCAACTACTATGTGTATCAGGATACGCCGTATGACCTGACCCATCTGGAAGCATTGGAGAAATAA
- a CDS encoding transporter, which yields MNEPRRRLTNRALHGREEWIKRIFRDQIAEAAGILEVVLSGIVLIALLMSIVPLLRLMPGLLTDADSMEVHTFLERALDIVIGIEFIKMLAKHSPGSVLEVLLYAIARHMIVGHEDAVQNLVSVGAIALIFVIRKYFFVPSFGHKMPGGGTAPDMEQQEKQQAEHTGEA from the coding sequence ATGAACGAACCCAGACGACGCCTGACCAACCGCGCCCTGCACGGCAGAGAGGAATGGATCAAGCGCATTTTCCGTGATCAGATCGCCGAGGCCGCCGGCATATTGGAGGTCGTGCTGTCGGGCATTGTGCTGATCGCCCTGCTGATGAGCATTGTACCGCTGCTCAGGCTCATGCCGGGGCTTTTGACCGATGCCGACAGTATGGAGGTGCATACCTTCCTTGAACGTGCGCTGGATATTGTCATCGGCATAGAGTTTATCAAGATGCTTGCCAAGCACAGCCCCGGCAGCGTGCTGGAGGTGCTGCTCTACGCCATTGCCCGCCACATGATCGTCGGCCATGAGGATGCCGTTCAGAACCTCGTCAGTGTGGGGGCCATTGCGCTGATCTTCGTTATCCGCAAGTATTTCTTTGTGCCGTCCTTCGGCCATAAGATGCCGGGCGGCGGTACAGCCCCCGATATGGAACAGCAGGAGAAACAGCAGGCAGAGCATACCGGCGAGGCATAA
- a CDS encoding ECF-type riboflavin transporter substrate-binding protein — MKNNNNIKTFVAVGIGAALFFVLGRFVAIPSPVPNTNISLQYAVLGLLAAMYGPVAGALIGFIGHALIDLSWGGIPWWSWVIASAFTGVVVGLFAKKLNVQEGNFNKAKFAMFAVANLIAHAVAWIVVAPVLDILIYAEPVKKVFAQGAFAALSNIITAVVVGGLLILAYTKTIAKKGSLDKE; from the coding sequence ATGAAAAACAATAACAACATCAAAACCTTCGTTGCAGTTGGCATCGGCGCAGCTCTCTTCTTTGTTCTGGGCCGTTTTGTGGCGATTCCCAGCCCGGTGCCCAACACCAACATCAGCCTGCAGTACGCCGTTCTGGGCCTGCTGGCGGCCATGTACGGTCCTGTAGCCGGCGCTCTGATCGGCTTCATCGGCCATGCCCTGATTGACCTGTCCTGGGGTGGCATTCCGTGGTGGAGCTGGGTCATCGCCTCTGCCTTCACGGGCGTTGTTGTTGGCCTGTTTGCCAAGAAGCTGAATGTGCAGGAGGGCAACTTCAACAAGGCCAAGTTTGCCATGTTTGCCGTTGCAAACCTTATTGCGCATGCCGTTGCCTGGATCGTGGTTGCCCCCGTGCTGGATATCCTGATCTATGCCGAGCCTGTCAAGAAGGTCTTTGCACAGGGCGCCTTTGCCGCTTTGTCCAACATCATCACGGCTGTTGTGGTCGGCGGCCTGCTGATTCTGGCCTACACCAAGACCATCGCCAAGAAGGGCTCTCTGGACAAAGAGTAA
- the htpG gene encoding molecular chaperone HtpG: MAMHQFKAESKKLLDLMINSIYTNREIFLRELISNASDACDKRYFKSLTDTTIGITKDDLKIHVQPDKDSRTLTISDNGIGMTKEDLEKNLGTIAKSGSLDFKTENQSDNIDIIGQFGVGFYSAFMVAKKVTVISRAQGADTAWKWESTGVEGYTLTEADKDDVGTEIILVLKDDTDTDNYSEYLEEYTLANLVKKYSDYIRFPITMFREKSRQKPKPEDAGDDYKPEYETYTELETLNSMVPIWKRPKSEVKDEDYNEFYKSKFMDYTDPLRVITSRTEGTATYTALLFIPGSTPYDYYTKEYEKGLALYASGVMIMEKCGDLLPDYFSFVKGVVDSEDLSLNISRETLQKDNQLKLMRNSLEKKIKNELHAMLVNDREKYETFWKSFGRQIKFGIYGDYGMHKDLLGDLLMFYSAKEKKLVTLDEYIEKMPEEQKFIYFAAGDDTDRLSKLPNAQLVLSKGYDLLLCTEDVDEFCLQVMHEYKEKTFQNINAGDLGLETEDEKKAAEAAETENKDLFEEIKKDLNGKVKEVKVNPTLQEHPVTLTAEGGISMEMEKVLRRMPNAEGVESTKVLELNPNHTVFAALKAAHTAGDADKVAKYAELLYDQALLIAGLPIEDPVAYAQLVCGLMQ; the protein is encoded by the coding sequence ATGGCTATGCATCAATTCAAGGCCGAGAGCAAAAAGCTGCTTGACCTGATGATCAATTCTATCTATACAAACCGCGAGATCTTCCTGCGTGAGCTGATCTCCAACGCGTCGGACGCCTGCGACAAGCGCTATTTCAAGAGCCTGACCGATACCACCATCGGCATCACGAAGGACGATTTGAAGATCCATGTCCAGCCGGACAAGGACAGCCGCACGCTGACCATCAGCGATAACGGCATCGGCATGACGAAGGAGGATCTGGAAAAGAACCTCGGCACGATTGCCAAGAGCGGCTCGCTCGATTTCAAGACCGAAAACCAGAGCGATAACATCGACATCATCGGCCAGTTCGGTGTCGGCTTCTACTCTGCCTTTATGGTAGCGAAGAAGGTCACCGTCATCTCCCGCGCGCAGGGCGCTGACACGGCCTGGAAGTGGGAGTCCACCGGTGTGGAGGGCTACACCCTGACTGAGGCTGACAAGGACGATGTGGGCACCGAGATCATTCTGGTGCTGAAGGATGATACCGATACCGACAACTACAGCGAGTATCTTGAGGAATACACACTGGCAAACCTTGTCAAGAAGTACAGCGACTACATCCGCTTCCCCATCACGATGTTCCGCGAGAAATCCCGCCAGAAGCCGAAGCCGGAGGACGCCGGTGACGACTACAAGCCCGAGTATGAGACCTACACCGAGCTGGAGACGCTGAACAGCATGGTGCCCATCTGGAAGCGCCCCAAGAGTGAGGTCAAGGACGAGGACTACAACGAGTTCTACAAGTCCAAGTTCATGGACTATACCGACCCGCTGCGGGTCATCACCAGCCGGACCGAGGGCACTGCCACCTACACGGCGCTGCTCTTTATCCCCGGCTCCACTCCCTACGACTACTACACCAAGGAGTACGAGAAGGGTCTGGCCCTGTATGCCTCCGGCGTTATGATCATGGAGAAGTGCGGCGATCTGCTGCCTGACTATTTCAGCTTCGTCAAGGGCGTTGTGGACAGCGAGGATCTGAGCCTGAACATCAGCCGTGAAACACTGCAGAAGGATAACCAGCTCAAGCTGATGCGCAACTCTCTGGAAAAGAAGATCAAGAACGAGCTGCACGCGATGCTCGTCAACGACCGTGAGAAGTACGAGACCTTCTGGAAGAGCTTTGGCCGCCAGATCAAATTCGGCATCTACGGTGACTACGGCATGCACAAGGATCTGCTGGGTGATTTGCTGATGTTCTACTCCGCCAAGGAGAAGAAACTCGTCACGCTGGATGAGTACATCGAGAAGATGCCCGAGGAGCAGAAGTTCATCTACTTTGCCGCCGGTGACGACACCGACCGCCTGAGCAAGCTGCCCAACGCCCAGCTTGTGCTGAGCAAGGGCTATGATTTGCTGCTCTGCACCGAGGATGTGGATGAGTTCTGCCTGCAGGTCATGCATGAGTACAAGGAAAAGACCTTCCAGAACATCAATGCCGGTGACTTGGGCCTTGAGACGGAGGACGAGAAGAAGGCAGCCGAGGCCGCCGAGACCGAGAACAAGGATCTGTTTGAGGAGATCAAGAAGGATCTGAACGGCAAAGTCAAGGAGGTCAAGGTCAATCCCACCCTGCAGGAGCATCCCGTTACGCTGACCGCTGAGGGCGGTATCTCGATGGAGATGGAGAAGGTCCTGCGCCGTATGCCGAACGCCGAGGGCGTTGAGAGCACGAAGGTGCTGGAGCTGAACCCCAATCACACCGTCTTTGCCGCACTGAAGGCCGCCCACACCGCCGGTGACGCCGACAAGGTCGCCAAATACGCTGAGCTGCTCTACGATCAGGCGCTGCTGATTGCAGGTCTGCCCATCGAGGACCCTGTTGCGTATGCACAGCTGGTCTGCGGATTGATGCAGTAA
- a CDS encoding glycosyltransferase family 2 protein, translating to MPKISACIVAYCDYEEVCAAVRSILQHTPAPDFALYVVDNGSPDGCGQRLAETDFGDARVTVLPLAQNLGFGKGHNAVIPRLDSAVHFILNPDILLTGDVLEPMADWLLARKGAAMATPQLRYPDGRLQHLPRRKPTPWLLLARQLAPRFGGCFAKADDHYTMQDEDLSAPRRIEFCTGSFMAVRTDVFKEIGGFDPAYFMYVEDADLTQKVLQKGTVWLAPQFSAIHAWHRAPMRDAGKFKMQLVSMGRYFKKWGCGKGKV from the coding sequence ATGCCGAAAATCAGCGCCTGTATTGTGGCGTACTGCGATTATGAGGAGGTATGCGCCGCGGTGCGCAGCATTCTGCAGCATACCCCCGCCCCTGATTTTGCCCTGTATGTTGTCGATAACGGCAGCCCTGACGGCTGCGGCCAACGGCTGGCTGAGACCGACTTTGGTGATGCTCGCGTTACCGTTCTGCCGCTGGCGCAGAATCTCGGCTTCGGCAAGGGTCACAACGCGGTCATCCCGCGTCTGGACAGTGCGGTGCATTTCATCCTGAATCCGGACATTCTTTTGACCGGGGATGTGCTTGAGCCGATGGCCGACTGGCTGCTGGCCCGGAAGGGCGCTGCCATGGCCACGCCGCAGCTGCGCTATCCGGACGGACGGCTGCAGCACCTGCCCCGCCGCAAGCCCACCCCCTGGCTGCTGCTGGCGCGCCAGCTGGCCCCACGCTTTGGCGGCTGCTTTGCCAAGGCCGATGACCACTACACAATGCAGGACGAGGACCTGAGCGCGCCGCGCCGCATCGAATTCTGCACCGGCAGTTTTATGGCGGTGCGCACCGATGTTTTTAAGGAGATCGGCGGCTTTGACCCCGCGTATTTCATGTATGTGGAGGACGCCGACCTGACCCAGAAGGTACTGCAGAAGGGCACCGTCTGGCTGGCCCCGCAGTTTTCCGCCATCCACGCATGGCACCGCGCCCCGATGCGCGATGCAGGCAAGTTCAAGATGCAGCTTGTCAGCATGGGGCGGTATTTCAAAAAGTGGGGCTGCGGGAAAGGCAAGGTTTGA
- a CDS encoding GIY-YIG nuclease family protein, which translates to MATHGHAKQKSLLLLQRNSSILESNHRLEKTAMPRGKSLNLYLMDGSVNGRVKCTLANWTGLAFKIPRTALDLCKDRKELKQTGVYFLFGKDEEHDKAVVYIGQASVRKNGDGILNRLQEHNSNPEKDYWTEAIAITTSNDSLGPTEISYLEHRFYQLAMEAKRYDVKNGVDPAQGNPSEEKQSELEDFIDYAKIVVGILGHKVFVPLVEPTSADTVGTEEPMLLCVKNGVQATAIRTSDGFVVKKGSVLSMKPTKSCPEFVLKKREQYKNAIDENGVLQEDVLFNTPSGASSFVCAASTSGYVEWKTQDGRTLKQLEKADN; encoded by the coding sequence GTGGCCACGCACGGTCACGCAAAACAAAAATCCTTGTTGCTTTTGCAGAGAAATTCTTCTATACTAGAATCAAATCACAGATTGGAGAAAACTGCTATGCCGCGAGGAAAAAGTCTGAATTTATATCTGATGGATGGAAGTGTCAATGGCCGCGTGAAGTGTACACTGGCAAACTGGACGGGACTTGCTTTTAAGATCCCCCGTACGGCATTGGACCTGTGCAAAGATCGAAAGGAACTGAAGCAGACAGGTGTGTACTTCCTTTTTGGTAAGGACGAGGAACACGACAAAGCCGTTGTCTACATAGGGCAGGCCAGCGTCCGAAAGAACGGGGATGGCATTTTGAACCGGCTGCAGGAGCACAACAGCAACCCAGAAAAAGACTACTGGACAGAGGCTATCGCCATCACGACCTCCAATGATTCCCTTGGCCCAACGGAGATCAGCTACCTTGAGCATCGCTTCTACCAGCTGGCGATGGAGGCTAAGCGCTACGATGTGAAAAATGGCGTTGACCCTGCGCAGGGAAACCCTTCCGAGGAAAAGCAAAGTGAACTGGAGGACTTCATAGACTATGCCAAAATTGTCGTAGGTATTTTGGGTCACAAGGTGTTTGTACCGCTGGTGGAGCCGACAAGCGCGGATACAGTGGGGACGGAAGAACCAATGCTGCTCTGCGTGAAAAACGGCGTTCAAGCAACAGCCATTCGTACAAGTGATGGCTTTGTGGTGAAGAAGGGGAGTGTACTCTCAATGAAGCCAACCAAAAGCTGTCCGGAATTTGTTTTGAAAAAGCGAGAGCAATATAAAAATGCCATTGATGAAAATGGCGTTTTGCAGGAGGATGTGCTGTTCAATACACCTTCCGGTGCATCCAGCTTTGTGTGTGCAGCCAGCACAAGCGGCTATGTTGAATGGAAAACACAGGATGGAAGAACATTAAAACAGCTGGAAAAGGCAGATAATTAA
- a CDS encoding sigma-70 family RNA polymerase sigma factor has translation MEDNRIIDALLAEPETGLQLLLTQYGGLIHTVICRILPNNPQDAEECAADVLVAAWKHAAEFKQQNRLLRAWLCVTARNAAIDRWRALRPRQQECELNDELAQDWMTERRSTEAEELIAQLLTELPEPDREIFFRRYYYRESCREIGRRLNMQEHTVNVRLSRGREKLRKQFAALRNTY, from the coding sequence ATGGAGGATAACAGAATCATAGATGCCCTGCTGGCAGAACCCGAAACGGGGCTGCAGTTGTTGCTGACACAGTACGGCGGGCTGATCCATACCGTCATTTGCCGTATTCTGCCCAACAACCCGCAGGATGCCGAGGAGTGCGCCGCCGACGTTCTGGTGGCAGCATGGAAACACGCAGCCGAATTTAAGCAGCAAAACCGTCTGCTGCGCGCCTGGCTGTGCGTGACGGCGCGCAATGCAGCCATCGACCGTTGGCGGGCGCTGCGGCCCCGACAACAGGAATGTGAGCTGAACGACGAACTGGCGCAGGACTGGATGACCGAGCGCCGCTCCACCGAGGCGGAGGAACTGATTGCCCAACTGCTGACCGAACTGCCGGAACCGGACAGGGAGATATTTTTCCGCCGCTATTATTACAGGGAGTCCTGCCGCGAAATCGGCCGCAGGCTGAACATGCAGGAACATACCGTCAATGTCCGACTTTCCCGCGGGCGCGAAAAGCTGCGCAAACAGTTTGCCGCGCTGCGCAATACTTATTAA
- a CDS encoding ABC transporter ATP-binding protein codes for MAETKTPIISFRNFSFQYRAQKQPTLHDIDLDIYPGERVLIAGPSGSGKSTLAACINGLNPFSNPGECKGSLIVDGVDAPHSSIFELAGHVGTVLQDPDGQFIGLTVGEDIAFALENSCTPQDEMHEITRRAAELVGIENHLDYAPHELSGGQKQRVSLAGVMVDQVKVLLFDEPLANLDPATGKQAIELIDTIQKKTDTTVLIIEHRLEDVLWRSVDRIVLVNDGRILADLHPDELLSGSLLAENGIREPLYLTAMRYAGIDITPDKHPAHIDSVALDDADTARLQTWFKAEPLPAPKPTPAPLLEVKNLSFGYSKDQHTLSDVSFTIGRGEMVSIVGRNGAGKSTLSKLICGFETPDCGEIWFDGKNLKDENIRRRARHIGYVMQNPNQMISKTMIFDEVAMGLQGMGLSEDEIRARVEETLRVCGLYPFRNWPISALSFGQKKRVTIASVLVQDPELIILDEPTAGQDFRHYTDIMEFLRGLNAKGVTVVMITHDMHLMLEYTPRALAFCDGRLIADRSAAAILCDPMLIEQAALKETSLYTLANRCGIAPAEDFVERFIAADREVRADGC; via the coding sequence ATGGCTGAAACCAAAACCCCGATCATATCCTTCCGTAATTTTTCCTTCCAGTACCGTGCGCAGAAGCAGCCAACCCTGCACGACATTGATCTGGACATCTACCCGGGCGAGCGCGTGCTGATTGCAGGTCCGTCCGGCAGCGGCAAAAGCACACTGGCGGCCTGCATCAACGGTCTGAATCCCTTCTCCAACCCCGGCGAATGCAAGGGCAGTCTGATTGTGGACGGCGTTGACGCGCCCCACAGCAGTATCTTTGAGCTGGCCGGGCATGTAGGCACCGTGCTGCAGGACCCGGACGGCCAGTTCATAGGGCTGACCGTGGGGGAGGACATCGCCTTTGCGCTGGAAAACAGCTGCACCCCGCAGGACGAAATGCACGAGATCACTCGCCGGGCCGCAGAGCTGGTCGGAATCGAAAACCACCTCGACTATGCACCGCACGAGCTTTCCGGCGGGCAGAAGCAGCGCGTCAGTCTGGCGGGCGTTATGGTCGATCAGGTCAAGGTGCTGCTGTTTGATGAACCGCTCGCCAATCTGGACCCGGCCACCGGCAAGCAGGCCATTGAGCTGATCGACACGATCCAGAAGAAAACCGACACCACGGTCCTGATCATTGAGCATCGTCTGGAGGATGTGCTTTGGCGCAGCGTGGACCGCATCGTGCTGGTCAATGACGGCCGGATCTTGGCCGACCTGCACCCGGATGAGCTGCTTTCCGGCTCTCTGCTGGCGGAAAACGGCATCCGTGAGCCGCTCTACTTGACGGCCATGCGGTATGCCGGTATTGACATCACGCCGGACAAGCACCCTGCGCATATCGACTCGGTCGCGCTGGATGATGCCGATACGGCGCGGCTGCAAACATGGTTCAAGGCGGAGCCGCTGCCTGCGCCGAAGCCGACCCCCGCCCCGCTGCTTGAGGTCAAAAACCTCAGCTTTGGCTACAGCAAGGACCAGCATACCCTGTCCGATGTCAGCTTTACGATCGGCAGGGGGGAGATGGTCAGCATCGTTGGCCGCAACGGTGCGGGCAAATCCACCCTCTCCAAGCTGATCTGCGGCTTTGAGACGCCCGACTGCGGAGAAATATGGTTTGACGGTAAGAATCTCAAAGACGAAAACATCCGCCGCCGTGCCCGGCACATCGGCTATGTCATGCAGAACCCCAACCAGATGATCTCCAAGACAATGATCTTTGACGAGGTCGCCATGGGCCTGCAGGGCATGGGTCTGTCGGAGGACGAGATCCGCGCCCGGGTCGAGGAAACACTCAGGGTCTGCGGTCTGTACCCGTTCCGCAACTGGCCGATCTCCGCTTTGAGCTTTGGTCAAAAGAAGCGTGTCACGATTGCGAGCGTACTGGTGCAGGACCCGGAGCTTATCATTCTGGATGAACCGACAGCGGGACAGGATTTCCGCCATTATACCGATATTATGGAGTTTCTGCGCGGGCTGAACGCAAAGGGCGTGACCGTTGTGATGATTACCCACGACATGCACCTGATGCTGGAATACACGCCCCGTGCGCTGGCCTTCTGCGATGGGCGGCTGATTGCTGACAGGTCTGCAGCGGCTATCCTCTGCGACCCGATGCTCATCGAGCAGGCGGCGCTGAAGGAGACCAGCCTTTACACGCTGGCCAACCGCTGCGGCATTGCCCCGGCGGAGGATTTTGTGGAACGCTTTATCGCAGCGGACAGGGAGGTGCGTGCGGATGGCTGCTAA
- a CDS encoding formate--tetrahydrofolate ligase gives MVMLSDIEIAQAAEMKPITEIAGKLGLQGEDIIPYGHYKAKLNHKLAKSDKPEGKLILVTAISPTPAGEGKTTTSVGLADAMNALGKKTMLCLREPSLGPVFGIKGGAAGGGYAQVVPMEDINLHFTGDIHAIGTANNLLAAMIDNSIQQGNPLNIDPRRITWKRCMDMNDRQLRFLVDGLGGKVNGTPREDGFDITVASEVMAVFCLATDLEDLKARLSRIVCAYTYDGQPVTAGQIGAAGAMTALLKDALDPNLVQTLEHNPAIIHGGPFANIAHGCNSAIATKLSLKLADYVVTEAGFGADLGAEKFLDIKCRYAGLNPAAVVLVATVRALKSHGGVAKPDLGKPNAEAVRAGAVNLARHIENLQGFGLPVCVAINAFPTDTDEEMDIIYDVCKKAGVPCALSEVFAKGGEGGKALAETVLSILDDSARVHYTYELDAPLTDKIEAVAKKIYRAGGVSYTAAAKKTLDELTAQGYGDLPVCIAKTQYSFSDNAKLTGAPEGFTLNVREVRLSAGAGFVVVICGSIMTMPGLPKHPAAMDIDVDVHGKITGLF, from the coding sequence ATCGTTATGCTGAGCGACATCGAAATTGCACAGGCCGCCGAAATGAAGCCCATCACGGAGATCGCGGGCAAGCTGGGCCTGCAGGGCGAGGACATCATCCCTTACGGCCATTATAAGGCCAAGCTCAACCATAAGCTGGCCAAAAGCGACAAGCCCGAGGGCAAGCTGATTCTCGTCACCGCCATCAGCCCCACGCCCGCCGGTGAGGGCAAGACCACGACCAGCGTGGGTCTGGCCGATGCCATGAATGCCCTTGGCAAAAAGACGATGCTCTGCCTGCGTGAGCCCTCTCTGGGACCTGTGTTCGGCATTAAGGGCGGCGCGGCCGGCGGCGGCTATGCACAGGTCGTGCCCATGGAGGACATCAACCTGCATTTCACCGGTGACATCCACGCCATCGGCACCGCCAACAACCTGTTGGCCGCCATGATCGACAACTCGATCCAGCAGGGCAACCCGTTGAACATCGACCCCCGCCGCATCACATGGAAGCGCTGCATGGACATGAACGACCGTCAGCTCCGTTTCCTTGTGGACGGTCTGGGCGGCAAGGTCAACGGCACCCCGCGTGAGGACGGCTTTGACATCACGGTCGCCAGCGAGGTCATGGCGGTGTTCTGCCTTGCCACCGACCTTGAGGACCTCAAGGCGCGGCTGTCCCGCATCGTCTGCGCCTATACCTACGACGGCCAGCCTGTCACAGCCGGTCAGATCGGCGCTGCCGGTGCCATGACCGCCCTGCTGAAGGACGCTCTCGATCCGAACCTGGTCCAGACGCTGGAGCACAACCCGGCCATCATCCACGGCGGCCCGTTCGCCAACATTGCGCACGGCTGCAACAGCGCCATTGCCACCAAGTTGAGCCTGAAGCTGGCTGACTATGTAGTCACCGAGGCAGGCTTCGGCGCTGATCTTGGTGCTGAGAAATTTTTGGACATCAAGTGCCGCTATGCCGGCCTGAACCCCGCTGCCGTTGTGCTGGTGGCTACCGTCCGTGCGCTGAAATCCCACGGCGGCGTGGCCAAGCCCGATCTGGGCAAGCCCAATGCCGAGGCTGTGCGCGCGGGCGCTGTCAATCTGGCCCGCCATATCGAGAATCTGCAGGGCTTTGGTCTGCCGGTCTGTGTGGCAATCAACGCATTCCCCACTGATACAGACGAGGAAATGGACATCATTTACGATGTCTGCAAAAAGGCCGGTGTGCCCTGCGCACTGAGCGAGGTCTTTGCCAAGGGTGGCGAGGGCGGCAAGGCGCTGGCCGAGACCGTGCTGTCTATTCTTGATGACAGCGCGCGCGTCCATTATACGTATGAGTTGGATGCACCGCTGACCGATAAGATCGAAGCGGTTGCCAAAAAGATCTACCGCGCGGGCGGGGTAAGCTACACTGCCGCCGCGAAAAAGACGCTGGACGAGTTGACGGCGCAGGGCTACGGCGATCTGCCGGTCTGCATCGCCAAAACGCAGTATTCCTTCAGTGACAATGCCAAGCTGACCGGTGCGCCCGAAGGCTTTACGCTGAATGTGCGTGAGGTTCGGCTCTCTGCCGGTGCCGGATTCGTGGTCGTGATCTGCGGCAGCATCATGACGATGCCCGGCCTGCCCAAGCACCCTGCTGCGATGGACATTGATGTGGATGTCCACGGCAAGATCACCGGCCTGTTCTGA
- a CDS encoding energy-coupling factor transporter transmembrane protein EcfT codes for MAANTVLNYLPRKSVVHELTGTTKLAFFLLFTFASMITYNTWVLLGLMAVSFAAFKLSNIKLREVRFMLVFMLVFLALNDLFIFLFDPNQGTTLYGTRTVLCHLFWRYDLTAEQLFYMFNISLKYFVALPVAILFISATNPSEFAASLNSIGVSYKVGYSVAIALRYIPDIQRDYHSISQAQQARGVELGRSEPFFKRLKNAVSILLPLILTSLNRIDTISNAMELRGFGKSDKRTWYTRRPFARRDFIALGFGAALLLISLTVTIKFGRFYNPFV; via the coding sequence ATGGCTGCTAATACCGTTTTAAACTATCTGCCGCGCAAAAGCGTGGTGCATGAGCTGACCGGCACGACAAAGCTGGCCTTCTTTCTGCTGTTTACCTTTGCCAGCATGATCACCTACAACACATGGGTGCTGCTTGGGCTGATGGCGGTCAGCTTTGCGGCGTTCAAGCTAAGCAACATCAAGCTGCGCGAGGTCCGCTTCATGTTGGTGTTCATGCTGGTGTTTCTGGCGCTGAACGATCTGTTTATCTTCCTGTTTGATCCGAATCAGGGCACGACCCTCTACGGCACCCGCACGGTGCTGTGCCATCTTTTCTGGCGGTATGACCTGACCGCAGAGCAGCTGTTTTACATGTTCAATATCTCGCTCAAATACTTTGTGGCACTTCCCGTTGCCATCTTGTTTATCTCCGCCACCAACCCCAGTGAGTTCGCCGCCAGCCTGAACAGCATCGGCGTCTCCTACAAGGTCGGTTATTCAGTGGCAATCGCGCTGCGCTACATCCCGGATATCCAGCGCGATTATCACAGCATCAGTCAGGCGCAGCAGGCGCGCGGTGTAGAGCTGGGCCGCAGTGAGCCGTTTTTCAAACGGCTGAAAAACGCTGTCAGCATCCTGCTGCCGCTGATTTTGACGAGCCTGAACCGCATCGACACGATCTCCAACGCGATGGAGCTGCGCGGCTTCGGTAAGAGCGACAAGCGCACTTGGTACACCCGCCGACCCTTCGCTCGCCGCGACTTTATCGCGCTGGGCTTTGGTGCTGCGCTGCTGCTCATCAGTCTGACTGTAACAATCAAATTCGGCCGGTTTTATAATCCGTTTGTGTAA